In Cuculus canorus isolate bCucCan1 chromosome 8, bCucCan1.pri, whole genome shotgun sequence, a single genomic region encodes these proteins:
- the SLC44A5 gene encoding choline transporter-like protein 5 isoform X1 translates to MDRDEENYYGKHGEPRKFDPKFRGPIHNRHCTDVICCVIFIVVILGYIALGIVAWVHGDPRKVIYPTDSYGQFCGQKDTLNENKPILFYFNILKCASPIVLINLQCPTTQLCVSKCPDRFATYIDVQASYRYKPDQWNYFKQFCKPGFNNPRKSVTQVLRDEDCPSMIIPSRPFLKRCFPDFSTKNGVLTVANQTTFRDGRGKMRNVTDLREAANGINNVLDARSVGMKIFEDYAISWYWILIGLFIAMIVSLLFLVLLRFTAGVLFWIFIFGVIGIIGYGIWHCYWEYDHLKGIPGSDLTVYDIGFQTDFRVYLQLRQTWLAFMIILCAVEVIIMLMLIFLRNRIRIAIALLKEGSRAIGYIMSTLFYPIVTFILIAICISYWAVTAVFLATSGEPVYKVMANQTLCKYANLTCDPETFNKTNVTKLCPGAQCTFAFYGGESLYHKYIFIFQLANAFVFLWLVNFAIALGQCTLAGAFASYYWAYRKPADIPLWPLFSSFGRAIRYHTGSLAFGALILAVVQLIRVILEYLDHKLKGTQNSFTRFLLCCLKCCFWCLEKFLKFINRNAYIMIAIYGKNFCTSAKEAFFLLMRNVVRVAVLDKVTDFLLFLGKILVAGGVGVLAFFFFTQRIPIFAQEAPTLNYYWVPLLTVIIGSYLVAHGFFSVYAMCVDTLFLCFCEDLERNDGSTAKPYFMSASLHRILGKKELSPKKAVG, encoded by the exons GCATTGTACAGATGTCATTTGCTGTGTGATTTTCATAGTCGTCATTCTGGGTTACATTGCATTAGGAATTGTGG CTTGGGTGCATGGTGACCCGAGGAAAGTGATTTATCCAACCGACAGCTATGGACAGTTCTGTGGTCAGAAAGATACCCTCAATGA GAACAAGcctattttgttttactttaacATTCTGAAATGTGCCAGCCCCATAGTGTTAATAAACCTACAGTGCCCTACAACACAG CTTTGTGTCTCAAAGTGCCCCGACAGGTTTGCAACCTACATCGATGTTCAGGCCTCCTATAGATATAAACCGGATCAGTGGAATTACTTCAAGCAGTTCTGTAAACCCGGTTTTAACAATCCCCGCAAG TCTGTTACTCAAGTCCTACGTGATGAAGATTGTCCTTCGATGATCATTCCAAGCAGGCCTT TTCTTAAGCGATGCTTCCCAGACTTCTCCACGAAGAATGGTGTGCTAACCGTGGCAAATCAGACTACGTTCAGAGatggaagagggaaaatgagaaatgtaaCTGATCTCAGGGAAGCTGCAAA cGGCATCAATAATGTCCTGGATGCAAGATCAGTTGGAATGAAAATTTTCGAAGACTATGCCATTTCTTGGTATTGGATTTTAAT TGGGCTGTTCATTGCAATGATTGTGAGTCTGCTCTTCCTTGTGTTATTGAGGTTCACGGCTGGGGTTCTCTTCTGGATTTTCATCTTTGGTGTGATTGGAATTATAGGTTATG gcatcTGGCATTGTTACTGGGAGTATGATCATCTTAAAGGAATACCTGGATCTGACCTCACTGTTTACGATATTGGATTCCAGACAGACTTCAGAGTGTACCTGCAACTGAGACAAACATGGTTAGCATTTA tGATAATCCTTTGTGCTGTTGAGGTCATAATCATGCTGATGCTGATCTTCCTAAGGAATCGGATCCGGATTGCTATTGCACTGTTGAAAGAAGGTAGTAG GGCTATTGGCTATATAATGTCTACATTGTTCTATCCGATCGTCACCTTCATACTCATTGCAATTTGTATTTCCTACTGGGCTGTGACAGCTGT ttttctggCTACATCAGGAGAACCTGTGTATAAAGTAATGGCTAATCAAACACTGTGCAAATATGCAAACCTGACTTGTGACCCAGAG ACTTTTAACAAAACCAATGTGACTAAATTGTGTCCAGGTGCTCAGTGTACTTTTGCTTTCTATGGAGGAGAAAGCCTTTACCATAAGTACATCTTCATCTTCCAGTTAGCCAATGCCTTTGTCTTTCTCTGGCTGGTGAACTTCGCAATTGCACTGGGTCAGTGTACCCTTGCTGGTGCCTTTGCCTCTTATTACTGGGCCTATCGAAAACCAGCTGATATTCCACTGTGGCCACTCTTCTCTTCATTTGGACGAGCAATACG ttaCCATACAGGTTCACTGGCATTTGGAGCCTTAATTCTTGCAGTTGTCCAGCTTATTAGGGTAATACTGGAGTACTTGGATCACAAACTGAAAG GTACACAGAACTCCTTCACTAGATTTCTACTCTGCTGCCTCAAATGCTGTTTCTGGTGTTTggaaaaattcttaaaatttataaacagaaatgcCTACATCATG ATCGCCATATATGGTAAAAACTTCTGCACCTCGGCAAAGGAAGCATTCTTTTTGCTCATGCGGAATGTGGTGAG AGTGGCAGTTCTGGACAAAGTTACAGACTTCCTTTTGTTCCTGGGGAAGATTCTTGTTGCTGGTGGTGTAG GTGTTCTGGCgttctttttcttcacacagAGAATACCAATTTTTGCACAGGAAGCACCAACGTTAAATTACTACTGGGTGCCATTGTTG aCGGTCATTATAGGCTCCTACTTAGTTGCACACGGGTTCTTCAGCGTCTATGCAATGTGTGTTGACAcgcttttcctctgctttt GTGAAGACCTGGAAAGAAATGATGGATCTACAGCAAAACCCTACTTCATGTCAGCTAGCCTTCACCGAATTCTAGGGAAGAAGGAACTAAGTCCTAAGAAGGCAGTGGGATAA
- the SLC44A5 gene encoding choline transporter-like protein 5 isoform X3, which yields MNRLGLPYSWGEPRKFDPKFRGPIHNRHCTDVICCVIFIVVILGYIALGIVAWVHGDPRKVIYPTDSYGQFCGQKDTLNENKPILFYFNILKCASPIVLINLQCPTTQLCVSKCPDRFATYIDVQASYRYKPDQWNYFKQFCKPGFNNPRKSVTQVLRDEDCPSMIIPSRPFLKRCFPDFSTKNGVLTVANQTTFRDGRGKMRNVTDLREAANGINNVLDARSVGMKIFEDYAISWYWILIGLFIAMIVSLLFLVLLRFTAGVLFWIFIFGVIGIIGYGIWHCYWEYDHLKGIPGSDLTVYDIGFQTDFRVYLQLRQTWLAFMIILCAVEVIIMLMLIFLRNRIRIAIALLKEGSRAIGYIMSTLFYPIVTFILIAICISYWAVTAVFLATSGEPVYKVMANQTLCKYANLTCDPETFNKTNVTKLCPGAQCTFAFYGGESLYHKYIFIFQLANAFVFLWLVNFAIALGQCTLAGAFASYYWAYRKPADIPLWPLFSSFGRAIRYHTGSLAFGALILAVVQLIRVILEYLDHKLKGTQNSFTRFLLCCLKCCFWCLEKFLKFINRNAYIMIAIYGKNFCTSAKEAFFLLMRNVVRVAVLDKVTDFLLFLGKILVAGGVGVLAFFFFTQRIPIFAQEAPTLNYYWVPLLTVIIGSYLVAHGFFSVYAMCVDTLFLCFCEDLERNDGSTAKPYFMSASLHRILGKKELSPKKAVG from the exons GCATTGTACAGATGTCATTTGCTGTGTGATTTTCATAGTCGTCATTCTGGGTTACATTGCATTAGGAATTGTGG CTTGGGTGCATGGTGACCCGAGGAAAGTGATTTATCCAACCGACAGCTATGGACAGTTCTGTGGTCAGAAAGATACCCTCAATGA GAACAAGcctattttgttttactttaacATTCTGAAATGTGCCAGCCCCATAGTGTTAATAAACCTACAGTGCCCTACAACACAG CTTTGTGTCTCAAAGTGCCCCGACAGGTTTGCAACCTACATCGATGTTCAGGCCTCCTATAGATATAAACCGGATCAGTGGAATTACTTCAAGCAGTTCTGTAAACCCGGTTTTAACAATCCCCGCAAG TCTGTTACTCAAGTCCTACGTGATGAAGATTGTCCTTCGATGATCATTCCAAGCAGGCCTT TTCTTAAGCGATGCTTCCCAGACTTCTCCACGAAGAATGGTGTGCTAACCGTGGCAAATCAGACTACGTTCAGAGatggaagagggaaaatgagaaatgtaaCTGATCTCAGGGAAGCTGCAAA cGGCATCAATAATGTCCTGGATGCAAGATCAGTTGGAATGAAAATTTTCGAAGACTATGCCATTTCTTGGTATTGGATTTTAAT TGGGCTGTTCATTGCAATGATTGTGAGTCTGCTCTTCCTTGTGTTATTGAGGTTCACGGCTGGGGTTCTCTTCTGGATTTTCATCTTTGGTGTGATTGGAATTATAGGTTATG gcatcTGGCATTGTTACTGGGAGTATGATCATCTTAAAGGAATACCTGGATCTGACCTCACTGTTTACGATATTGGATTCCAGACAGACTTCAGAGTGTACCTGCAACTGAGACAAACATGGTTAGCATTTA tGATAATCCTTTGTGCTGTTGAGGTCATAATCATGCTGATGCTGATCTTCCTAAGGAATCGGATCCGGATTGCTATTGCACTGTTGAAAGAAGGTAGTAG GGCTATTGGCTATATAATGTCTACATTGTTCTATCCGATCGTCACCTTCATACTCATTGCAATTTGTATTTCCTACTGGGCTGTGACAGCTGT ttttctggCTACATCAGGAGAACCTGTGTATAAAGTAATGGCTAATCAAACACTGTGCAAATATGCAAACCTGACTTGTGACCCAGAG ACTTTTAACAAAACCAATGTGACTAAATTGTGTCCAGGTGCTCAGTGTACTTTTGCTTTCTATGGAGGAGAAAGCCTTTACCATAAGTACATCTTCATCTTCCAGTTAGCCAATGCCTTTGTCTTTCTCTGGCTGGTGAACTTCGCAATTGCACTGGGTCAGTGTACCCTTGCTGGTGCCTTTGCCTCTTATTACTGGGCCTATCGAAAACCAGCTGATATTCCACTGTGGCCACTCTTCTCTTCATTTGGACGAGCAATACG ttaCCATACAGGTTCACTGGCATTTGGAGCCTTAATTCTTGCAGTTGTCCAGCTTATTAGGGTAATACTGGAGTACTTGGATCACAAACTGAAAG GTACACAGAACTCCTTCACTAGATTTCTACTCTGCTGCCTCAAATGCTGTTTCTGGTGTTTggaaaaattcttaaaatttataaacagaaatgcCTACATCATG ATCGCCATATATGGTAAAAACTTCTGCACCTCGGCAAAGGAAGCATTCTTTTTGCTCATGCGGAATGTGGTGAG AGTGGCAGTTCTGGACAAAGTTACAGACTTCCTTTTGTTCCTGGGGAAGATTCTTGTTGCTGGTGGTGTAG GTGTTCTGGCgttctttttcttcacacagAGAATACCAATTTTTGCACAGGAAGCACCAACGTTAAATTACTACTGGGTGCCATTGTTG aCGGTCATTATAGGCTCCTACTTAGTTGCACACGGGTTCTTCAGCGTCTATGCAATGTGTGTTGACAcgcttttcctctgctttt GTGAAGACCTGGAAAGAAATGATGGATCTACAGCAAAACCCTACTTCATGTCAGCTAGCCTTCACCGAATTCTAGGGAAGAAGGAACTAAGTCCTAAGAAGGCAGTGGGATAA
- the SLC44A5 gene encoding choline transporter-like protein 5 isoform X2, whose amino-acid sequence MARKGEASTPLYGEPRKFDPKFRGPIHNRHCTDVICCVIFIVVILGYIALGIVAWVHGDPRKVIYPTDSYGQFCGQKDTLNENKPILFYFNILKCASPIVLINLQCPTTQLCVSKCPDRFATYIDVQASYRYKPDQWNYFKQFCKPGFNNPRKSVTQVLRDEDCPSMIIPSRPFLKRCFPDFSTKNGVLTVANQTTFRDGRGKMRNVTDLREAANGINNVLDARSVGMKIFEDYAISWYWILIGLFIAMIVSLLFLVLLRFTAGVLFWIFIFGVIGIIGYGIWHCYWEYDHLKGIPGSDLTVYDIGFQTDFRVYLQLRQTWLAFMIILCAVEVIIMLMLIFLRNRIRIAIALLKEGSRAIGYIMSTLFYPIVTFILIAICISYWAVTAVFLATSGEPVYKVMANQTLCKYANLTCDPETFNKTNVTKLCPGAQCTFAFYGGESLYHKYIFIFQLANAFVFLWLVNFAIALGQCTLAGAFASYYWAYRKPADIPLWPLFSSFGRAIRYHTGSLAFGALILAVVQLIRVILEYLDHKLKGTQNSFTRFLLCCLKCCFWCLEKFLKFINRNAYIMIAIYGKNFCTSAKEAFFLLMRNVVRVAVLDKVTDFLLFLGKILVAGGVGVLAFFFFTQRIPIFAQEAPTLNYYWVPLLTVIIGSYLVAHGFFSVYAMCVDTLFLCFCEDLERNDGSTAKPYFMSASLHRILGKKELSPKKAVG is encoded by the exons GCATTGTACAGATGTCATTTGCTGTGTGATTTTCATAGTCGTCATTCTGGGTTACATTGCATTAGGAATTGTGG CTTGGGTGCATGGTGACCCGAGGAAAGTGATTTATCCAACCGACAGCTATGGACAGTTCTGTGGTCAGAAAGATACCCTCAATGA GAACAAGcctattttgttttactttaacATTCTGAAATGTGCCAGCCCCATAGTGTTAATAAACCTACAGTGCCCTACAACACAG CTTTGTGTCTCAAAGTGCCCCGACAGGTTTGCAACCTACATCGATGTTCAGGCCTCCTATAGATATAAACCGGATCAGTGGAATTACTTCAAGCAGTTCTGTAAACCCGGTTTTAACAATCCCCGCAAG TCTGTTACTCAAGTCCTACGTGATGAAGATTGTCCTTCGATGATCATTCCAAGCAGGCCTT TTCTTAAGCGATGCTTCCCAGACTTCTCCACGAAGAATGGTGTGCTAACCGTGGCAAATCAGACTACGTTCAGAGatggaagagggaaaatgagaaatgtaaCTGATCTCAGGGAAGCTGCAAA cGGCATCAATAATGTCCTGGATGCAAGATCAGTTGGAATGAAAATTTTCGAAGACTATGCCATTTCTTGGTATTGGATTTTAAT TGGGCTGTTCATTGCAATGATTGTGAGTCTGCTCTTCCTTGTGTTATTGAGGTTCACGGCTGGGGTTCTCTTCTGGATTTTCATCTTTGGTGTGATTGGAATTATAGGTTATG gcatcTGGCATTGTTACTGGGAGTATGATCATCTTAAAGGAATACCTGGATCTGACCTCACTGTTTACGATATTGGATTCCAGACAGACTTCAGAGTGTACCTGCAACTGAGACAAACATGGTTAGCATTTA tGATAATCCTTTGTGCTGTTGAGGTCATAATCATGCTGATGCTGATCTTCCTAAGGAATCGGATCCGGATTGCTATTGCACTGTTGAAAGAAGGTAGTAG GGCTATTGGCTATATAATGTCTACATTGTTCTATCCGATCGTCACCTTCATACTCATTGCAATTTGTATTTCCTACTGGGCTGTGACAGCTGT ttttctggCTACATCAGGAGAACCTGTGTATAAAGTAATGGCTAATCAAACACTGTGCAAATATGCAAACCTGACTTGTGACCCAGAG ACTTTTAACAAAACCAATGTGACTAAATTGTGTCCAGGTGCTCAGTGTACTTTTGCTTTCTATGGAGGAGAAAGCCTTTACCATAAGTACATCTTCATCTTCCAGTTAGCCAATGCCTTTGTCTTTCTCTGGCTGGTGAACTTCGCAATTGCACTGGGTCAGTGTACCCTTGCTGGTGCCTTTGCCTCTTATTACTGGGCCTATCGAAAACCAGCTGATATTCCACTGTGGCCACTCTTCTCTTCATTTGGACGAGCAATACG ttaCCATACAGGTTCACTGGCATTTGGAGCCTTAATTCTTGCAGTTGTCCAGCTTATTAGGGTAATACTGGAGTACTTGGATCACAAACTGAAAG GTACACAGAACTCCTTCACTAGATTTCTACTCTGCTGCCTCAAATGCTGTTTCTGGTGTTTggaaaaattcttaaaatttataaacagaaatgcCTACATCATG ATCGCCATATATGGTAAAAACTTCTGCACCTCGGCAAAGGAAGCATTCTTTTTGCTCATGCGGAATGTGGTGAG AGTGGCAGTTCTGGACAAAGTTACAGACTTCCTTTTGTTCCTGGGGAAGATTCTTGTTGCTGGTGGTGTAG GTGTTCTGGCgttctttttcttcacacagAGAATACCAATTTTTGCACAGGAAGCACCAACGTTAAATTACTACTGGGTGCCATTGTTG aCGGTCATTATAGGCTCCTACTTAGTTGCACACGGGTTCTTCAGCGTCTATGCAATGTGTGTTGACAcgcttttcctctgctttt GTGAAGACCTGGAAAGAAATGATGGATCTACAGCAAAACCCTACTTCATGTCAGCTAGCCTTCACCGAATTCTAGGGAAGAAGGAACTAAGTCCTAAGAAGGCAGTGGGATAA